A segment of the Synechococcus sp. CBW1002 genome:
CTCCTGCCTGAGGCCACGGCTCGCCAGGCCATGGAGCGCTGGCACGACCCGCACGACCCCCTGTTTCACCCCCGCCCGCCGATCGATGGGCGCCAGCTGCAGGAGCTGCTGGCGATCCCCGCTGGGCCACGGCTGGGGGAATTGCTGGCCTTCCTCACCCGCGAGAGAGCCTATCAGCGGTTGCCAGAAGCGTCACAACAGAGCACCAGCGGGTTGGATCCGCAATCTGCTGCGGCAGCCGAACCGATCGTGCAGCTGGCGCGGAAATGGTGGCAACAGGCCGAGGCAGGTGAGGAAGGCCGTAGGGCTGCGGACCGGCGACATGATTAACTTTGAAATGCAAAGGCGTGTACCAGAGGTTTCTCCTCGCCTGCTGAAGCTTTCCTCCTATCCCCTTCCCTCCTCCCATGAGCGTTCGTCTCTACATCGGCAATCTGCCGGAAGCTTTTGATGCAAAAGAGCTCGACGCTCTGCTCGCGAACGTTGGCAAGGGGATTCGTTTCAAGTCCGTCACCGACCGCGACACCGGCGCCAGCCGGGGCTTCGGCTTCGCCAACGTGGACGACCCGAAGCTGGCCGATGCCCTGATCGAGCAGCTCAACGGCAAGGAGTTCGGCGGCAGCACCCTCCGCATCGAGATCTCCGAGCGTCGTGACGCCCGCCCCACCGGTGCCGCCGGCAGTCGCGTCGGTGCAGCACCCACGGCCGCCCGCAAGGCAATCAACAAGGTGGTTCACGCCGACAGCGTCGATGCCGAAGCTCCCGATCCCCGCTGGGCTGGCGAGCTCTCGAAGCTGAAGGACCTGCTCGGCAAACAGACTGCTGCCGTCTGATCCAGCAACGATCGCAGGGCTGCTGCCTCCCGGCAGCAGCCCTGCGGCACATGCGTCGCCACCATCGACGTGCCGCAGGATTCAGATGCCAATCAGGAAAATCTAAATACCATCGTGCCAATCACCGGCTGCCCTCGGAAGCCTACTGAC
Coding sequences within it:
- a CDS encoding RNA-binding protein; the protein is MSVRLYIGNLPEAFDAKELDALLANVGKGIRFKSVTDRDTGASRGFGFANVDDPKLADALIEQLNGKEFGGSTLRIEISERRDARPTGAAGSRVGAAPTAARKAINKVVHADSVDAEAPDPRWAGELSKLKDLLGKQTAAV